In Bacteroidia bacterium, the sequence GGCCTGATGTTTCTGAGGATGGGCGCAATAACGGTGGGACCGGTCACAATAATGAGCGCACCGAAGAGCAGTGAAATTTTCCAGTGCATCCCCAGGAGATAGTAGGCGGCAAGGCTTCCTCCAATCCAGGTGATGGCGGCACCGATGGTAAGCAGGTTCCTGACGGTATGGGCCAAATGCCGGATCTCCTTCAGCTTCAGGGTAAGCCCACCTTCAAATAATATTACGCCTACTGACAGCGCGACAAAGGCAAATAGCACATCACCGTTAAAAATGGCATCACCATCAATCAACTTCTCACCGTCAGCCGTAATGAAAGTTGATAACGGGCCTACCATCAGGCCTATGATGATAAGAGGAAGAATTGCGGGCAGCTTCACCCTCCACGCAAGCCATTGTGAGAACATCCCTAGTACTAATATTGCCGCAAGCTCTATCATAGGTTAATTTTGGATTCTTTGGGTGTAATTTCCCGGTTCAAAACTATCCCCGGGCCCTTCAGATCATTGATTCTTCATCAAATTCTGAACAGGTATTTTTGCAAATATTGTAAATCACAGCATTATATGAAACTTATGAAATTCTTTGATCTCATAAAGAACAGGTTTTTTCCCGACCCAGCCAACCCGGCTCAACCTGTAATACACGAAGTGCTTAAAAGACGGCAGCTCGAACTTCAGCAGTACGAGGAGTGGAAAGCGGGTGGAGAACGGGCAAGTCTCACGGAATTTCTCTGCACTCAATATCACCGCAGCAAAAGTGAGCAGGAGGATCAGGCAATGGTGCGGGTTTTAACCACCGTTTCCTCCAAAGGTTTTCTCCTGAGATTTCCAGCCAGCGTACAAGCTGCCGGGTTTCAGCATTTCTTTGATTTGCTCAAAGATAAATTTTTAGAGGACGGTTACCGGCTTTATGCCTCTGACAGGAAGATTTACAACCGAAAGGAGTTTGCTGAAACCATAGAGCGGCATTATCTCAAGCCGAGCATAGAACGAACCATGCCTTTTCCACTCGATCAGCGTTTTGGAAATATCAGTGTGGAATTGGTGAAGATCAATGACCGGCCCACGCACATCAAGCTATTGTGCAACAGTTACAGCGATGCGAAATATCTGGATGCCCAGGGAATGGACGAAATGATGGCGGTGATTTGCGGTGAATGATGAATTTGCAGATCATCGCAGCGATATAGCAGAATTATTTGCTTTCAATTGTAAACAGAGGGGAGAACTTTATTTTACCCGTTTTCCGTACAAAAAATGCAGAGCAAAGACCAATATTGCCTTTTGCCACTTGTTCACGAATGTAGGGGCTGCCCTCCACAATCCTGATTTTTGATTCGTTCAGGTTCCACAGGGTAATTTCATCAGCCAAAGTATTCAGATCTTCTTTCTCCAGCTTTTCCTTACTGAATGCCCCTGAATCAAGCGCAGGAGACAGCAACGGATGGAGGTAGGATTCTTTCCCTGCACGATAATTTTCCAGTGCCTCCTGAATAAATGAATTGCCGGAATTTCCCATAAGCAGAATTAATTTGGCCCCTTGCTTCCGGCAGGCAATTTCAGCACTGTAAATCGAATAGGCGCTCACCAGGTTGCCGGCAGTTCGTAACGGAATCAAATCTCCGATTCCTGTATTAAGAAGCATATTTAATGGCTCCCGCATATCTATGCTATTGACCACAGTAGCCAGCGGAGCTTCTTTAATGAAATCTATAAGTTCTTTATTCCGGTAACGCCTTGATACCAATTTGCCATCCACATAAAGCTGATTTCCTTCGATCATGTAATTCAGAATATCCTGCGGTGTGTGCAATTCTTTTTTCTCGGGAAGAGGTGTTTTAATTAAGTTCTTATTCTTATTGCTGCCATAGCTTTCCTTAAGGCCGGTTATGACGACCTGGATATTGTTTTCAGGGGCAAATGTGTTTTCAAAATCATGTAATATTTCGATAATGTCCTGCTCTACATAGGTTGAAAATGTGGCATCAATAATTACTCTTGAGTTTTTAGGAAGGCCCCACAATGTCTTTTTTATTGCTGGTTTATTAAGAAACGATACTTCGTTAGATAACTCCAGCCGGATGGCTTCCCCCTTTTTTGATTTAGAACTCTCAATGTAAAAGGGATTATAAAAATTACCCCTTAGTAAATAAAAAATGCTTACGGCAGTACCGATCATTACTCCGATCAGCACATCCGTGACCAGGATTCCGATGGTGGTGACAACGAAAGGGATGAACTGGTCCCAGCCTTTCAAAAACATGCTTCTGAAAATAGAAATAGAAGCAAGTTTGTACCCCACAACAAGCAGGATGGCCGCAAGGGATGCAAGGGGGATTAAATTGATAACCGGACTTATCGCTAAAACGCTGGCGAGCAATAATGTGCCATGAAGAATGGTGGAAAGCCTGGTTTCAGCACCGGCCGCTATGTTTACCGAGCTCCTGACGATTACCGAAGTGATAGGTATGCCACCGATCAATCCTGCCAGCGTATTTCCTATTCCCTGCGCCACCAATTCGCGGTTGGGCGGGCTTCTCCTTTTATGCGGATCCAGGTTATCAGCCGCTTCTATAGCAAGCAAGGAAGCAATAGACGCAATCAGCGCAATGGTAAATGCATAGGTCCATACCTTAAAATTTGAGATGGAACTAAAATCAGGGAAGGTAACAGAGGAGGTAAATTCCTGCACATCTGGTATGTTGACCAAATGATTTTCGTCAAGATAAAAATAGGGGGTAACATGCTTAAAAAATAAATTAATTAATACGCCAAAAAACACAACGAAAAGAAAAGAGGGCAAAAATTTAATATTCTTGAGAAAAGTTTTATCCCAATATATAAGTATTAATAATGAAAAAGTCGTTAATATGAGAGCGCCTGGCGATATGGAATTAAAAACCACAAGAATCATATCTGGCGAAGTGAGGATAAAATCGCGGGAGTAGTCAGCCATACGGCTATCCAACTCCACTCCCAGGGCGTAAGGAATTTGCGAAATAATGAGAATAAGACCGATGGCAGCCAGCAATCCTTTAATAATGCTGGTAGGCATATAATCCGCGATCATGCCGGCTTTTAACATTCCGAGTATGAACTGAAAGATACCGCCAATAGTCAGCGCCAGCAAAAAGACATCGAAGTTGCCGAGCTCCTTTATCGCAACCAGTACCACGGCTGTAAGGCTTGCGGCAGGTCCGCTTACGCTGATGTGCGACTGGCTGATGAAACCGATGACAATACCTCCGATAATGCCTGAAATGAGGCCGGAAATCAGAGGAGCTCCGGAGGCAAGCGCTATGCCCAGGCACAGCGGCAACGCTACTAAAAATACCACTAAACCTGCCGGGATGTCTTTATCCGGTCGGGAAAAAAGCGGCCTGCTTATGTCCTTAAAATTTGGCATTCAGGAAATTTCAAGTATTCTATGGATGAAAATGTTCAATTGCTTTTCCGGCCCCGGATGTTCGTTAGGATAATAAGAAAAACTTAAAGGATTGAGTTACAGCCATGCATGAAGTGTGTTTATATTGGCAAACTCCAAATGCTCTTAACGCCTCGTATTCTCCTTGAGAATGCGTGATGCTATCTGGTGGCAAATTTAATCTTTGCCGGTTTGAACAAGGATAGAGTGAAAAAACTTCCTTCTTTTGCCTGATTCAATATTTGTTAATTTTACGACTTCAAATTTTACAACTCAATGAAAAATCAACGATTCGACATTAAGACGGTCATCCAGGTTTTAAAACCGGCCAATGAAGTTTTTGAGGCTATTGTTGATCCTGAAGGGCTGACCCGTTACTTTATTTCAGAAAGCACTGGAAGGATGGAGCCGGGGAAGGAGCTTATCTGGCGGTTCCCTGAATTTGATATGGATGTGCCGGTACGGATCGACAAAGTGGAGCAGGACAAGTTTATTTCCTTTTACTGGGATGCGGATGGAAAGGAGTATCCGGTGGAAATATCTTTAACACCGAATGGCCCTGAAGCGACTGTTGTTCGCATTACAGAAAAGGGAGGGGATAATGATGATGCAGGCATTAAATGGCTCAAAGAAAATACCGAGGGCTGGGCAAACTTCCTGGCATGCCTCAAAGCCTACCTCGAGTACGGAATTAATTTAAGGAAAGGTGCCTTTGATTTTAAACCTGAGAAATAGATTATAATTATTGGGTTTTATTATAAAAATGGGAAAGGAAGATCAGATACCGCTGCACAATTTTACCAAAGATGACGAGGACAGTATTGCTTTTAAGCTGCATTCCCTCGAAAAGCGGAGTTACTATGATTTTACAGTGCCTCACCGGCATAATTACTTTGAGATATTTTTCTTTGAAGTGGGCGGAGGCTATCATCTTATTGACTTCGAGGAATTTGAGATACAGGATGGAAGTATTCATTTCGTGTCTCCAGGTCAGGTACATGTGCTGAAAAGAGCTCCCGGCTCTTATGGTTATATCGTCATTTTTTCTCGTGAATTTTTCTACAAAGCCACGCCTGATAACCGGCTCCTCTTCCGGCACCCGCTTTTGCACAATCGTACCAATTATCCCATCATAAAGCCGGTGCAAAAGCATTTTCAAGAATTGGTGAATTGCGTTACCAGGATGGGGCAGGAGCTCGCCCGCAACAGTCCCTACATGGAAGAATTAATGCGCCTTTATCTCCATGAAATGCTTTTCAGAAGTGCTGAAAACCTGGAACGGAAGCAACAGGAGCCGGATCTGGTCATGAGCTTTTTCGCCTTGCTGGAAACTCATTTCTATGAATGGCATTTCGTAACACAATATGCAGACGAACTGGCCGTCTCTGACAGGCAGTTGGGGCATGAACTCAGCAACTCCACCGGAAAAACCACCCTGGAGCATATCGCGCAGCGCCTGATGCTGGAGGCAATGAGGCTTCTGCAATACAGCGAACTGAGCGTGAAGGAAATCGGCTTCCGGCTGGGATTTGACGACCCGGCCCATTTCGGCAAATTTTTTAAAAAGCACAGAAAAATTTCGCCTGGGGCATTCCGCAGTAAAAGCAATGAATAAATAAAAACAGGATTTACCATAGTTATGAATTAATATACTATTGTTAATATTTTGTGGTAAAGTAGTTTTGTTAAAAATATTAATCAAAATGAAACTACGATACTTACTTCTTTCCCTGGCCCTGATCCCGGGGTACTCACTTTTGCACGGACAAACCTCATTGCCTTATTACTCAGCCTTTGACGATGCTTCGCAGCAGGACGGCTGGGAGGAATACGAAACGGGCACAGACAGCGATCCTTACCACTGGAATTTTGCATCATTTGCAGCCTACTCCCCTCCACATAGCCTGAATCACAACTATCCTGTGGGCGGCTCGGAGCGCACCGATGACTGGTTTGTATCACCCGAATTCGATTTTAGCAATGGCGCTACTATAGATTCATTGCGGTATGTTTTCACAGGTTTCGGTACACCCATGGACGGAGATACGATCGCGATCTATCTTATTAATGGTTCGAAAGATCCGGAGACAGCCACAACCCGCACCATTCTTTACAATTTTACTGACAGCACCTATGAGAATGATAATGTTTGGCGAAAGCTGGAGGCATTGAATATTCCCGCCACCAGCGGACAAAGCCACATAGCATTCCGTTATACCACCATTGTGAACTGGCTGGATGTGAGACTGGATAATTTAAAGATCAGCGAAAAGCCCACTGGTATAAATGAACCGGCAGCAATCAATGAGGCGATTACTATATATCCAAATCCGGTTATCACAGAATTAACGGTAGCGTGGAATTTCAGATCTGAAGGAGCCACCATTACGCTGTTCAATATGAATGGAAAAGTGATGCAGCGCCAATTGATCGCAGGAGAATCTCAGCAGAAGCTTATCCTGGAAACCGGTGGGTTAAAGCCGGGAATATATATGTTACAGGTTACCGGCACGTCAGGCCGTGTTTTTTCCAGAAGATTTTTGAAACAATAAATTATTTTAATGTAAAAAGTGATCTTAATATTCAAATTAGGATTGCATAAATTAAATAGTAAAACCAATGAAAGTTTCGAGACGCACAGCCATAAAATCTTCTCTGCTAACTGGCCTGGGCCTGATGATGCCCGCAAGAATGATAGCGGATGAATGCCTAACAACGGCAGACATTGAAGGACCATATTATATACCCGGTTCTCCACACAGCAGCAAAATAGCATCATCCGGATCAGCGGGCACAAAGCTGTTCATCACAGGCAGCGTGTATGCTAACGATTGCACTACGCCCATAAAGGGTGCTGTGGTTGACGTGTGGCAGGCAAATGATGGTGGCGGATATGAGGATGAAAATTATCGCGGAATTATTAAGACAGATCAAACCGGGAAATATGCGTTTGAGTCAATTCTACCCGGCAAATACCTGAACGGTTCCCAATACCGGCCGCGCCACCTGCACTATAAGGTATCGGCTCCGGACATTATTCCCGGCCTCGTTCTCACCACCCAGATATATTTTGAGGGCGATACCTCGATTCCTATAGATCCATGGGCCTCTGATCCTGATGCTGCAGAAAGGATCATTGCGCTGAGCACAGACCAGAACAATGCTGAGCATGGCGTGGCAGATATAGTGATAGACATTGATCCTGAGTTGGTGACCGGCACAGGCGCTCAGCCGGCTGAGATGGGAACCGGGATCGGCAGCATTAAGCCCAACCCGGTGCAGGAATCAGCAACCGTAATAATAGCGCTTGCACGGGCAGGCCGTGCATCTCTGAAAGTATATAATCTGGATGGCCGGGAAATAATGAAGGTGATTGAGAATAAAGCCATGAATGCAGGTGAGCACCGGCTGCCCTTTTTTGCA encodes:
- a CDS encoding helix-turn-helix transcriptional regulator, with the translated sequence MGKEDQIPLHNFTKDDEDSIAFKLHSLEKRSYYDFTVPHRHNYFEIFFFEVGGGYHLIDFEEFEIQDGSIHFVSPGQVHVLKRAPGSYGYIVIFSREFFYKATPDNRLLFRHPLLHNRTNYPIIKPVQKHFQELVNCVTRMGQELARNSPYMEELMRLYLHEMLFRSAENLERKQQEPDLVMSFFALLETHFYEWHFVTQYADELAVSDRQLGHELSNSTGKTTLEHIAQRLMLEAMRLLQYSELSVKEIGFRLGFDDPAHFGKFFKKHRKISPGAFRSKSNE
- a CDS encoding SulP family inorganic anion transporter, with translation MPNFKDISRPLFSRPDKDIPAGLVVFLVALPLCLGIALASGAPLISGLISGIIGGIVIGFISQSHISVSGPAASLTAVVLVAIKELGNFDVFLLALTIGGIFQFILGMLKAGMIADYMPTSIIKGLLAAIGLILIISQIPYALGVELDSRMADYSRDFILTSPDMILVVFNSISPGALILTTFSLLILIYWDKTFLKNIKFLPSFLFVVFFGVLINLFFKHVTPYFYLDENHLVNIPDVQEFTSSVTFPDFSSISNFKVWTYAFTIALIASIASLLAIEAADNLDPHKRRSPPNRELVAQGIGNTLAGLIGGIPITSVIVRSSVNIAAGAETRLSTILHGTLLLASVLAISPVINLIPLASLAAILLVVGYKLASISIFRSMFLKGWDQFIPFVVTTIGILVTDVLIGVMIGTAVSIFYLLRGNFYNPFYIESSKSKKGEAIRLELSNEVSFLNKPAIKKTLWGLPKNSRVIIDATFSTYVEQDIIEILHDFENTFAPENNIQVVITGLKESYGSNKNKNLIKTPLPEKKELHTPQDILNYMIEGNQLYVDGKLVSRRYRNKELIDFIKEAPLATVVNSIDMREPLNMLLNTGIGDLIPLRTAGNLVSAYSIYSAEIACRKQGAKLILLMGNSGNSFIQEALENYRAGKESYLHPLLSPALDSGAFSKEKLEKEDLNTLADEITLWNLNESKIRIVEGSPYIREQVAKGNIGLCSAFFVRKTGKIKFSPLFTIESK
- a CDS encoding T9SS type A sorting domain-containing protein, producing MKLRYLLLSLALIPGYSLLHGQTSLPYYSAFDDASQQDGWEEYETGTDSDPYHWNFASFAAYSPPHSLNHNYPVGGSERTDDWFVSPEFDFSNGATIDSLRYVFTGFGTPMDGDTIAIYLINGSKDPETATTRTILYNFTDSTYENDNVWRKLEALNIPATSGQSHIAFRYTTIVNWLDVRLDNLKISEKPTGINEPAAINEAITIYPNPVITELTVAWNFRSEGATITLFNMNGKVMQRQLIAGESQQKLILETGGLKPGIYMLQVTGTSGRVFSRRFLKQ
- a CDS encoding SRPBCC domain-containing protein — protein: MKNQRFDIKTVIQVLKPANEVFEAIVDPEGLTRYFISESTGRMEPGKELIWRFPEFDMDVPVRIDKVEQDKFISFYWDADGKEYPVEISLTPNGPEATVVRITEKGGDNDDAGIKWLKENTEGWANFLACLKAYLEYGINLRKGAFDFKPEK
- a CDS encoding T9SS type A sorting domain-containing protein, giving the protein MKVSRRTAIKSSLLTGLGLMMPARMIADECLTTADIEGPYYIPGSPHSSKIASSGSAGTKLFITGSVYANDCTTPIKGAVVDVWQANDGGGYEDENYRGIIKTDQTGKYAFESILPGKYLNGSQYRPRHLHYKVSAPDIIPGLVLTTQIYFEGDTSIPIDPWASDPDAAERIIALSTDQNNAEHGVADIVIDIDPELVTGTGAQPAEMGTGIGSIKPNPVQESATVIIALARAGRASLKVYNLDGREIMKVIENKAMNAGEHRLPFFARNQYGLKLSSGIYIMKLWQEGIPADVKRFVVR